The genomic window GCTTAGAACAGGGAAATCGTATGTGCACAGTATTTTGGTTTGCATCAACACAGCATTCAAACCCcattttaaatagaatatattaCAACTACATTTTACCATAGCCTGTGTCGTTTTGGGTACAGGCACATACACTGAATGCTCAAGATGTTACAGCATGCTATATATTGTTACTGGATGCTAGTAATAGTTCATTCTGATGCATAGATTATTAATGTTCTTTGGCTTTTGCATAGACCAGTGTGTTGTGTGCCTGCACTGTGCAAGAACCATTTGGTTAAACACAGAAATCACCACCATCTGGAGTCAACAATAAAGAGCAAacattttgttcaataaaaaagtaaacttttaGCAGTaccaatgttacgttaacatattgaactgcattctgctttgtagttttcccatatacttaatacaggaaatactgtactagcATTATGGCTTCTACGAGACTTATTTGTgtcgtttctttgattacattttatgttaagtaaaatacctaaattatgttcatacagtttttttttgtttgtttgttttttaaattatgtctcaatcctacaattctacgCGATACAAAACCTTTAGCCATAGCTATAGGATATCAAAAGCTACACCCAGTGGGAAACAACCATAAATGTATGACACTGCATAGCTTCTATAGAATTGCAAATACTCTGGGGTGGTTTTCTagtatatatagacagacacacacaaaacagcgtGCTGGAAACGACCTGTCATTCAATAAAGTAATGCATCAGGTCAGCTTCAGGTTTCTAAACCTTACATACCAAATATTCTAATCACTCCCACAAGTAAAAGCGGTGCATTGCATTGAAGCGCATGCAGAGTGTCCGACTGGCTGAGCACTACAGTGGTTTCAGTTCCTGGTGGGATGAATAGTTGTCACACTATTTAGGGATGCGTTTGACTTGCTAAAGCATCTAAGGCTTCCCGTAGTAAAGACGCACTGCAGGGGCCACAGTATGATGCACACCAGCATGATCATGAGTATGATGAAGAGGAGCAACCTCTTCCAGTCGTTCAGCAAACCGCAGCGTGACAGGAAGCCACGAGAGGGTGCCGGGGCCGTTTCCGCAGCGCTCTCTGCCTTTGTAATCCCAATGTCTATGCAGATACAGAAGTCAGAGGTGCTGGAGTCAGGGGACTTCTTGTAGCACAGCATGGCTCCTTCCATCCAGACCGGCTCCTCCTGCTGAAGGTGGGCTGGGAGCTTGCAGAGGACTTCTTGGCTGGTGGTGAGTGCGGGTGGCCCTTTCTCTGGGATGGTGGTGAGATGCCTGCAGAAAGGGCAGGGGATGTGTCCGGTGCTCTGCTCCGTAGACACGGCAGACAGCAGCCTGGCGAGGCACTCCAAGCAGAAGGTGTGGGTGCACTCCAAGACTTTGGGGGTCTTGAAGATGTTGTCATAGGAGTTGAAGCAAATGGAGCACTCTGGTTGGTCTGGACTCTTCTCAGCATCTTCACCCAGAGAAGAACCTGTGTGCCACACCACCTGAGGCAACACGGACATTTTCtttcacctgaaaaaaacaaggacaaaaaAACGGTTCTGTAAAAACTGAACTTTGAAAAGACATTAACGTCCCTACTGGAATCAGACACAACATGACCATCAAGCAGGAGCATCAAAGGCTCAAAGCTTGTTAGAGACAGCTGACCACACTACCAGCTTTTAGGTTTCTGAGGTACAGTAAGTGAAAGGAAATTGTGGATTTAAGCTCTGTTTCACCACATTTCTTATCATTTGTGTAGAACcaacagccaatcatatctcgtTTTACTCAGTATGACTAAAGCCAAGTGTCAAGTACGATTATGAGAGGAACACAGGAGGGCTTTCAAAGTACTGACAATGAATCATTAGCAACCACAAAGGCCAGCATTTAGTATCACAGGTCACTTATTGTAACTTTCTGTATGagctgtgtctgtttttttttttttttttgtaaatttagacCAGATTTATTGTTTGCCTGTAACGTCATCCGATACCTGCAATTCAATACATGGGCTTTAGATACCAAACTTATATTGTTTCTAATAACTGTTAACCACTGTAAGTTtaaagttcatttttttaaattgtgtttgaacATATCACCTAAGATAACAGAGTTATGGCCAAGATGTATCACggtttttactttaataaaatgttaagtaACAAGCCCcttataaaaagtattttgcaCTGCTCAAAATACATTGcgttacattacattatataacaCTGCAATACTGCATTAAAAGTTTGGTGTTGTGCTTTGAATTCTCTCTGTGGTTCAGGATAACAATGAACCGTATATTTCAATGCACCTCTATTTCCGGTGTTAGTGCATATTTACTGTAAGTGCCGGCtgtacacaaatatttactttttaccTCCTGTTCAAAACTAGTTTAGAAACTGATAAAACTTATTTGTGAGGCAGATTTTTGGCAGAGGCAGTTATAATTCTTAAGCTTTTTATGGCATACATTGTTGTTCATTCTAAAGATGCAGCACACCAATAATGATCCGAAATTAGAATGCTACTAAAATAtctacattttgtgtttgtgggATCCGTGCAAGATCTGTGCAAGCTTGTGGCCTAAACTTGAAACAACCATCATTAATTCAGAGGTGAAACTATAAGTCCAGTTTCTTGCTTAAATGTTGTTCTATAAAAAGAGCTGTTTATATGCAGCAAGGCTTATATTACTGCACTATGGATACATAACTTTTGTTTCCCTCTCTTTCACCAAAGAGAACCACCCAAATACAGTTTCCACAAGAGGAGGCAGACAGTGGCTGCTTTGTTAAGGTGAACTCACAGAATTTAACAGGCAAGCTGTAATGTGAACTACAATGAGGAAATCTCTAACCAGGCCAACACAGCACCCAGCAGAACGACAGCGTGCTCAAGCCGGTTCCAGCTAGATAACGCAGAACCTACCCAGCCTACTGAACTAGTGCAATGTGAACACAACATACATGGAATTGAAATCAATACTGCCAACCAGCTCAATGGAAAGAGCATGTAATAAAAACCCCACTAGCAAAGTCATTGCGGATTCTCTGCACGTGTATTGCACTTACACAGATAATGAGTTTCAGGTGCTTTACAGGTATATGTGAAAGCCATCTGCCAGACAGGGGGCGCTCTTCCTTCTGGACCATAGCAGCATTGTGTTTGAAAAGCACCGTGCTTTTCTGTGGCTAGGTGATCATTTGCAGAACTATCTTAACCCTATAAAAAGCTTTGTAAAGGGTTGTAGACGGTACTAAACGTTACTGCTCAGCCAGCGTAAACCCTTTCTGGTCATTTATTAACCAGAAAGAGTCTGCATATTTCaaactatcaaaaaaaaaaggaagaatggGGAAGCT from Polyodon spathula isolate WHYD16114869_AA chromosome 16, ASM1765450v1, whole genome shotgun sequence includes these protein-coding regions:
- the LOC121328404 gene encoding RING finger protein 223-like; translated protein: MSVLPQVVWHTGSSLGEDAEKSPDQPECSICFNSYDNIFKTPKVLECTHTFCLECLARLLSAVSTEQSTGHIPCPFCRHLTTIPEKGPPALTTSQEVLCKLPAHLQQEEPVWMEGAMLCYKKSPDSSTSDFCICIDIGITKAESAAETAPAPSRGFLSRCGLLNDWKRLLLFIILMIMLVCIILWPLQCVFTTGSLRCFSKSNASLNSVTTIHPTRN